From a single Nicotiana tomentosiformis chromosome 2, ASM39032v3, whole genome shotgun sequence genomic region:
- the LOC104089778 gene encoding uncharacterized protein — protein MEFDKEENGFISVPAPEFGAIFMSNIATKRDYFKHKVFGLPSSMANFVTEVKKGMILFLFEYERRQLFGVYRAISDGEMNIAPHAFSSSGKQFSAQVRFVPVWYCSPLSENEFHDAIRENYFSARKFHFGLSDEQVHRLLRLFSSRKLKNKLPPRKLTTGVSNGVDEDHIVVNNNSYAASGDFDIKRSDVDLEPSLSRGYPRSFRGVKRVNDDMFLIEHRVKDRVKIDSAEHLYDNDKKRRLGYDGRLLRDTAAEDRLHIHSLTEHEANLVVRDQIVNEDNMDGNFGLGRSNQQREPSDGDRTRIGTHYAGFLRNNSVDKAHGMDNSHEPALSRKNKSDPFCNIGTVSDDWQSSLDRVGKKSHLDSDIYSTIVSERFVNSPYNQKGMCEDGRLFTREISRNESKFHTGLGRGFDHQAATDDDECFLSRRKGANKKCVDSFLIPAASDGNSAYAGDVGRQVAGVGSYPMNDFDRLVPGTENFQRLLTVAGRTGYSPMNKRTSGYSTMFLAETEFPQSTEAQNLGPFCSKFHDATIPRVMPHKHECPSSCYEHTETYEVEQGSNFVQKRPSSDVNKKNNYASSKGISSPYSYPEFTKRGLESASEDGHMILLRSHDGFNSPPVNVGISEAMEPNRSRSFSYRTAFIPRESIGQQFRDDINEGENWRFSSQAALSSTAHSYSGNYQCADEELGDENVIWQGSDIIHVRRRSRSPNSSWLPRQGNVLTNLDHANSPGADIVNNEYEDNVLTDVVHSDSRNSRRSVFNRLSVAPKVRKLREQVADHSMSYDEYYMDTSVDEIMDLLYEDQNIVPKKPLNRKPFIRKVGYGETNRSGKHAAVVKNDAEQPGDSMVRVLRESANEVLEETVNHVLAETRVVNFKRRRETNRASEQTNAKFNEEEKTNAREHTVLQNAQENSCKTAVAKDSTDKPSKRRKLVRPVFDENNSRSHLNHQLPCQTVDKVNTWNSDSSEVQSAL, from the exons ATGGAGTTTGACAAAGAAGAGAATGGTTTTATTAGTGTTCCTGCTCCTGAGTTTGGTGCAATATTCATGTCAAACATTGCAACAAAGAGAGACTACTTTAAACATAAGGTCTTTGGCCTTCCATCGTCCATGGCAAATTTTGTAACGGAGGTCAAAAAAGGAATGATCCTGTTCCTATTTGAATATGAAAGGAGACAACTATTTGGAGTGTATCGGGCTATCTCAGATGGGGAAATGAACATTGCACCCCATGCATTTAGTTCGTCAGGGAAGCAGTTTTCCGCGCAG GTACGATTTGTGCCGGTTTGGTACTGTAGTCCACTATCTGAAAATGAGTTCCACGATGCCATTAGGGAGAATTACTTTTCGGCAAGGAAGTTCCACTTTGGTCTGTCTGATGAGCAG GTTCATAGGCTTCTTAGGTTGTTTAGTTCAAGAAAGTTAAAGAATAAGTTACCCCCAAGAAAGCTCACAACTGGAGTGAGCAATGGAGTTGACGAAGACCATATAGTGGTCAATAACAATTCATATGCAGCAAGTGGTGATTTTGATATCAAACGTTCTGATGTTGATTTAGAGCCTTCCCTTTCAAGAGGATATCCAAGGTCATTCCGTGGAGTAAAAAGAGTCAACGATGACATGTTTTTAATTGAGCATAGAGTGAAGGACAGAGTAAAAATTGATTCTGCTGAACATCTCTACGATAATGATAAGAAGAGAAGATTAGGTTATGATGGAAGGTTATTGAGGGATACTGCTGCTGAAGATAGGCTTCATATTCACTCCCTCACTGAACATGAAGCAAATTTAGTGGTAAGAGATCAGATAGTAAATGAAGATAACAtggatggtaattttggtctGGGCAGATCAAATCAGCAAAGAGAGCCTTCAGATGGTGATAGAACTAGAATTGGTACTCATTATGCAGGTtttctaaggaacaatagtgTGGATAAAGCACATGGCATGGATAACTCTCATGAGCCTGCCCTTTCTAGGAAGAATAAAAGTGACCCCTTTTGCAATATTGGAACTGTAAGTGATGACTGGCAGAGTTCCTTGGATAGAGTAGGAAAAAAGAGCCATTTGGACTCTGATATTTATTCTACAATTGTGTCTGAACGCTTTGTGAACTCACCATACAATCAGAAAGGAATGTGTGAAGATGGTAGATTATTCACGAGAGAAATAAGCAGAAATGAATCTAAGTTTCATACAGGTCTCGGAAGAGGATTTGATCATCAAGCGGCCACTGATGATGATGAATGCTTCCTTTCTAGGCGTAAAGGAGCAAATAAAAAATGTGTAGATAGCTTTCTTATCCCGGCTGCTTCAGATGGGAACTCCGCTTATGCCGGAGATGTAGGTAGACAAGTGGCTGGAGTTGGTAGTTATCCAATGAATGATTTTGATAGGCTGGTCCCTGGTACAGAAAACTTTCAGAGGCTTCTCACCGTGGCTGGTCGCACTGGTTACTCTCCAATGAACAAAAGAACCTCAGGGTACTCTACCATGTTTCTTGCTGAAACAGAATTTCCTCAGTCAACAGAAGCACAAAATCTTGGTCCCTTTTGCTCTAAATTCCATGACGCAACAATTCCAAGAGTCATGCCACATAAGCATGAATGCCCCAGTTCTTGTTATGAACATACCGAGACTTATGAAGTTGAACAAGGTTCAAACTTTGTGCAAAAGCGACCTTCTTCCGATGTTAATAAAAAGAATAACTATGCATCATCTAAAGGAATATCTTCTCCGTATTCCTATCCAGAATTTACGAAGAGGGGCCTGGAATCAGCTTCTGAAGATGGACACATGATTCTGCTTCGATCACACGATGGGTTCAACTCTCCACCTGTAAATGTTGGAATTTCTGAGGCAATGGAACCAAATAGGTCTCGTTCTTTTAGTTATAGAACTGCTTTCATTCCAAGGGAATCTATTGGTCAACAATTTAGGGATGATATTAACGAGGGCGAGAATTGGAGATTTTCATCTCAAGCTGCCCTCAGTTCAACTGCTCATTCTTATTCTGGTAACTATCAATGTGCTGATGAGGAACTAGGTGATGAGAATGTTATATGGCAAGGGAGTGATATAATTCATGTTAGAAGAAGATCCCGGTCTCCTAATTCAAGTTGGTTGCCCCGTCAAGGAAATGTTTTGACAAATCTTGACCACGCCAACAGCCCTGGAGCAGATATCGTTAATAATGAATACGAGGATAACGTTTTAACTGATGTTGTACATTCTGATTCCAGAAATTCCAGAAGAAGTGTGTTTAATCGCTTATCTGTGGCTCCTAAAGTACGCAAGTTGAGAGAACAAGTAGCTGATCACAGTATGAGCTATGATGAATATTATATGGATACGTCAGTTGATGAAATTATGGACTTGTTATACGAGGATCAGAATATTGTACCAAAAAAGCCATTGAATCGGAAACCATTTATTCGAAAAGTTGGATATGGTGAAACTAATAGGTCGGGAAAACATGCTGCAGTTGTCAAGAATGACGCAGAGCAGCCCGGTGATTCAATGGTGAGAGTTCTGAGAGAAAGTGCAAATGAAGTTCTTGAAGAAACTGTGAACCATGTCCTCGCAGAGACCAGAGTGGTGAACTTCAAGCGCAGGAGGGAGACAAATCGAGCTTCAGAACAGACTAATGCTAAAttcaatgaagaagaaaaaacaaATGCCAGAGAACACACGGTCCTTCAGAATGCACAAGAAAACAGTTGTAAAACTGCTGTGGCTAAGGATTCAACTGATAAGCCATCAAAGCGTAGAAAGCTTGTGCGTCCAGTATTTGATGAAAACAACTCCAGGAGTCATTTGAATCACCAACTTCCTTGTCAGACAGTTGACAAGGTTAACACATGGAATTCAGATTCGAGCGAAGTTCAATCCGCTCTCTAA